ACACACTCCAACATACAATAACAAGCTGCAATAAATATAACTTAACTAAATTCCCACTattattgttgaaaaaaaaaacatgtcaaaATACCTATCAAATCCTTTAAAGTATTAAATGGTACAGCAAAAGACATGTGTATATTTGATTCCACAAAGAATAGGAATGGCTACTAGGTATGCTCTTATTGATGTTATAAAAACTGATCTTGGTCTGTCATATAGATCATTATTACACTTACACAAGTTTACTTGCACTGTACAAGGAGGGGTAACCATGCAttaatattcttaagaatttctTTACCTAATGTTACAAGTTTAATTTGCAATTATATGATATTTAAACTGCATcaatctaaaataattttcaatgaacTTAGCCAAAATTAGGGAGTGCTTTGCCCAAATTTTATATAACCCAAAACAAATTTTGCCAATATgaaattccaaaattattttcctttgtatactACATGACAGTGTATTAAGGATCATTCTTACCAgtataaattctgaaaatgtcCAACATGCAATGCTGTAAATATAGGATAGCTAGCAAAATCTCTAAACCTTTTCATAAAATAGATCTTTATTTACTATAATGCATATGTGGGATCTGGACAGCTTCTGAGGCCTATCAGATATAGGCATACCTAACtgacaaaaaaatcaaatcaaatacctTAGCCTAATTACCAACACCATTGCTCATTACGAGACACTCAACATTCCCATCAGCATACGTCCATGGATCACAAGGGCTTTTTTGCAaattaaagaatttcttaaaatGCAAACTTATTcctctacaaataaataaatacagcattTTACTTGTGCAAGTGATAAAGAAATTCAACAATGATGTGTTATTATCAACTGCACAAATAGTTAAGATATGCTATGAAcccaaattaaaatataatattcatctgATCATACTTTGTACAAATTATCAGGCCATGGTTTCATTATAAAACAGCATTACCAGATTAAGGTACATATTccatcatttgtttttatttagttcaaTAAAAAAGCAACAGAACACCTAAACACAATTATTCCATCTATAATTGcaaaatagaaacataaaaatatagattttgaagACATGAAAGATAAtaatcagatgatgaaacaccTTTCACTTATCAAAACATCTTGTTACAAAAGAGACTATccaaatatttacacaaaatcaTCAATCAAATGAGACAATTTCAGATCTAATAGCAAAAAGAGAAGCCAGAAAGCCACTGAAGATATTGCTCAATCAATCATGCTCTACGCAGTTGATCAGAACAAGTACTAGGTACTTCAAGATCTGTTTCAAGAATTAAACATTCCCATCTGCTCCTTATTGTTACTTTAGGGCTTACACATTCCCTTTTTCTATAACCGCAAGCCAAAAAAAGTGATCTTTCTTTCTtggataatttttatgaaaattttgtgcTAAATGAAACTTGTAGTTCCTCGATGCTGTTAGTTTGTCTACGCCACATAATATccaatactgtataattataaaacagaatacagtatcTTCTCCATAGAAATAGGAAAATTGCTGcccttatttttctctccttatcagtagcaaaaatataaacattagcaAAGCAATAACTTACATCCGAGGTAAAGAGGAGCTTGCTAGCCTAAAGTGTTACTTCTCAATTCTGTCTCAAAAGCATATGATAGCTATTGCATTATCAACAGCCAAAAAATAACCACAGGTGTTAGGAGTATCTCTCACATAGGATTTTTCATAATGCCCGATAATGCATATAGGATCCTTACGGTTATCTACTCTTATACTCTGCacatataaaatctttatttcgaTTTAACAAGAGATCAAAAATGCAAAGGCTATATAATTGAAGCTATCGGTAAAGAAATGTACTGTTTGATATTTACAATGGGCAAGGGaaaggcatatacagtatatatacaaatgaatgtaCTATGATGATCAGAGTTTCATGGCAATTTTTCTAAAAGGCAAAAACCACACTTTTGAACACAATGTTAAGAAATATAATTACCATCAGTAAAGAAATCTCCTGTTAGACAAACCATACACGCAAGTGTATCTATATCTAAAAGTGTACCCCATGAACTTCTTACTGAGAgtcaatatacaaaaacaaaattttattatgcCTCTTACAGCAGTCAACTGAATTACGTAATACATTACATACCACCTAAccgaaaaacaaaatatgctttcAATACCAAAACCCTGCTCTAACACTTTCAGGTATCACACAGTACTCAAATATGAAAGTTAATCTGGTGGTTTATGCATCTATAACTTTGGTCCAACACTTAAGTAATAAACCTCTGCTCATAATTTGAGAgcattttgaggattttttttaggaaatatgttTTCTACTGAACTGCTATTCACCTTGTGTAGTAAACTCTGTAATAAAGGGTCTTGCTACGCCAAAGGGAATAGGAATTATCAAACTTTAATAAGTAAACACCTGTACCAGGGTACGGATGTGATCCTGCATACACTTCTTCATGACAGTCTCGACGATATACTGGAATAATTACAGACTGTGATGGTCGGCCACTTTCAGGCTTCCTACCAGCTAAACGTTCGACATCATCTCCTTCACCTGAAAtgttgttaaatatttattttattactttaaaaaaagctGAGGTAATATACTACTGTACAAGAAAACAACCCGAGTGCaaagattcaaaaaatatatttgatactgTCCTCTTTTCTTTCAACTGACGAGGTCAAAATTATACCCCTTTTTACTGTGAACAACAAAAGTATTTAGTATGGCTAAAATATGCCTCCTTTACAAAGTATGTACCTTAcgttcaatatatatactgtacctctctataaaattttatttccaaccTGTTAAATAGAATATTTTCTCAGTCTCATAATATTAGTTATTTGAATTCTTTTCCTGAAAGGAAACTTATCCTTTATGATATATACCTAAGCTGCACTGCTTTCTGACTTTTACTTTAGCCCATTCCATTCCTCTACACAGTAGTTTCACCTTTGGGTTAAGAACTTATAGGGAGAGCTGTATGTGAGTCTTACAAATGTGACATGGTAGTCTTGCTTAACTTCTAGGAATACTCAGGCACAGCTGATTGCCCTTCACGAGCCTTTCAAATGCTGACAGTTAGAGATggctgaatatttttataaatattttctcattataCAAACAactccctttattattattattacattaactACTTTAACCTGGTTCTTCACTCTCCTGGTAATGACCATCCTTACTTCCTTCTAAAAATACCGGCTGGGGGATATCGTTACACAGTGGTCTTCCGCAGTGCACCACAGCCAGTGTTAAAGATTTCTGGagcattcctttagctcttcatcTATTTCCTTTAGTATACAGTATTCTCAAATAGCCGTCCAAATTCTTTAACAGCAAATTGGCCCAATTTCCACCACTCACTTAATAAAGAACCATTTGGCAAGCCccccaaaattacaaaaatataattaaattgaaGATTACAAAGTATTTATGGATGATTAAGGTCCAAGATTTAACATTAACTTTCGGTTGAAACTGGAACAATCCTACGTACCCCCTCAGCCAAACCAACTCATATGTCAACAAGAGAACTTACCttcaatttcctcttcctcctcctcatcttcactTTCTGAGATGTGAACTGACACTACATTACTGGTGTCTTTAGTCCACTCAAAGTAAACACCAAAACCAATATCGTAACTGTCTGTAGCAAACTCCCAGAACAGGCAGGTACCATCTTCATGGGTTGGAACACGTAccttaaaaacaaatattgagTACATTTTCAGGTAAATGCTGTACTTGAATTACTTCTAATTCCTATTCATTTACAAATTCTAGAAGTTAAAGTGATATTAcaaattccattttgttttgttttacaaacaaagctgaatttttcatacaaaccaaTTACATTAAAATAGCCTAATAGGGGGTCATGAGTGAATCCCATACACATAATTCCACTgttgaagaaaaagaacaaacagCTCAGATAGGCTGGAGTATATACTATATTTGCTGGCATCTAAGACTTGCCCCAACTTGTGGGAGAACATTCTGagtactgtacaataaataaaaatatcccactTCTCCCAAATCTGATGTTACTATACCATAACAAAAGACCTAAGAATGAAGGCAGTGGCAACTATATCAGAAGATTTTGAGATCAATGTTGGGTTTTATCATGGATCAGAGAAGTTCTTTACCGTTTACCATAGTAGTGGAGAAAGCAACGATAAAATGAGGCAATTGGGAGGTGCTGTTTGTGGGTGACAATCTTAATAGCAGgagcaaaggaaaaagttttctagGTTAAAAGATGGCAGAGTCGAATTGGCAGAATAATACtggaaaacaaagtaaacaaaatccaCTTGGTGGACTGGAAAAGAAGCAAAAGATATAGAAGTCAGGAAAGGAGACTTGTGGATGCTACAAAAGGCACAGAGGTGAACTTGATACAGAAGACCTCATTTATCTatagtttcattcattttctgccTTCCTCAATGCACAAAGTTAACTGATGAGAAAGAACAGTATTTAGTTGAATGCATACTAGGCATTTAGTTATAATATTAAGTTAGTACTATTTTTATAGGCATAATTTTGAGCCCTACCCTCAAAATCATCTTGACTGTAAGATGCTATCAATTCACTGGCTACATGGCAGGCATCAGCCAATCTTGACTGTAAAATGCTATCAATTCACTAGCTACATGACAGGCATCAGACAAAATTATTTCGTTAGCAATATGAAGGTGAAATTTATCCCAAAGTTATTTTATCGAAAATGTGAAATAGAAATTTACAAGTTTAAAAGACAATCCTTCATTATATACACCACCTTGCATACCATCTCACATGTTTGCCTATTCCAACAATCTGTCTCAGTTTAAGAGGGACTAGATCACAAATACAATTCCATCTGGAGAACCTTACCTTTCAGGATTTACTCAATCAAAGTCAACTTAAAAAGGCTTCACTCTTTCTAATGCAAATTTCTATTATCTTTGCATTTACAAGACTATAATCATCTTCAAAACTGGTAAAACCTTGTATTTCTCCACATTAGCAATAttgaaacaatattaaaataatgattactggcagttttaacaaaattgaatttgataaatattttccgCTTAGACAGCAACAAATTTGAATGGCTACTCATTGGTATGCTTTACTCATGTGCTCAACAAGTCTCTCatataaataccataaattttaaagaaagctgTGGACTTACAGTGACTGTTTCTCCATGACCGACTTTGATGATAGCATCCCCACCTTCTCGTTTAATGGATTCTTTAAACTCCTGAATATCACGTTTAGTCCACATGGAAGCGGGTGCGACATCTTGACTGGTGTCTGAAACGGGCAGAGGTGAAAAAACTTTCTCCATTGTCTCATGAGAATATAAATTAGCTAAAACTGTACTCTTTGCTCATGTCTTAGGTtttctcaaaattaaatttcctgCAATACACATTTCTAAACATTCATGCACAACCTGGTTcactttcaacagaaaatatccaAAAAAGCCTTGGTACAAGACTGACACATGCTCTAATAGCCAAAATTCTGACTAATGGACTAACTTTTCCTCTTTACAAATGTGTAACTACTCTACTTCATACAGTAGATCTGTTCCATTTCCAAATTACATCTTTCATGAGACCTTCTGGATAGTTACGCTGGATGTGGAAAACCTAAGGAACACCATACATGATCTCAATGACATCCTCTCACAGGGATGAGACCTTGTTATTCATGTAACAATGATCTAACTACAGCTTGTTCCaatattatttaaggaaatgatatttcataaaatatactgaataaattgaacttcaagtcaattaAATTTCTCCCAAATACTTATACTGTACACTCTCCTTCTAATATattgaaaggaaaagagatgCCATGCAGTCAATTCTAGCTTTCCTACTTGTGGATTGTGATGATCAATGGCTTTTCTAGAATTTCACAAGACACATCAAACTCTACAACATTAAGACTTCCTGATATTACTATCATCATATACTTTATTCAAACCACTGAGTTTACACTGTTAACTCTTTTCACACTTCCTAACAAAGGGCCAAAGTTCCTTTCAAGAACTGAATGTACTGTATTTAATATCCCTATTGGTTCTATAGGGTGGCTGTACACCAGTGGCTTCCTATTGCTTGTGATCCATGTTTTAGGTTAAAGGCAAATTATCTGCTGCTAACCAGGCCATTACAGGAACTGCGTAACACGATACAGAAAAATCTCTAAAACAGTTGGCAAAATTCAACCGGAATGACTATCCTGACTATTAATGTTACTAAGAAAGCAATTACTCACGAAATTTAGGTTATAAAACCTAGTACTAGGGCACTTTCAGCAATTCAGTGTCAAGACAGTAAAAGGAGGGAATgtgagtggttgggcagcaagaccGCGAGATCCAAAAGAGAAGTGGATATAAAggtgaaactaaagaaaaacctGACAGTTGCAATATAAACTAATACAGTAGTTAGAGAGACTGGACAGTGAGATGGAAGACAGGGAGCAAGGAACAGATGTGgggtaaaaaggtaaaaagtggGTTGGGCTAGGAGCTGAAAGAAAGAACActgcaaacaccatttagtaatgcctacagttcaccacagGAGATGCACAGAGGGCACTTCCATAATATCAGAAAATGTGACTATTCCACttggaaaaatatacaagaaaaaacattttaaagcaCAAacctccttcttcgtcttctgatTCTGCATCACCATCTGATTCATGACCATTTTCcacaggaacaggactctcatCACCCTCTGTCTGACTTTCTTGACTAGCCTAAATGTGAAAATGTATGTTagttgaataattaaaaaatacacattaGGTGCAATGTTCTAGCCAAGTAAAACAATTTATACATTATCAAACTTCTGAAAGACAATGTAACCTACTCCCAAAAAGCTAAAACTGAAAGACTTGCTGCCgggtcaaaataatttttaatttttcacttacttgctaaaaaaatttgactgttattttcttttaacaagggACAACCCATCATGAGAAATTGAGAAACTGTTCAGTTGTCAAAACAACAAAGAGATCAAGGAATAGAACCTTACAGAACAGAATTTCATTAAGTACCTGCATTTATAATTAACTATAGTTGCTCCTCTTAATTCATAAGGGTCAGGGACACTAGCCCAAGTTAATTGAAAAACCCACAAATAATTCTTGTTCCCCAAGAAAGGGACATTCAACCTGTTCAATAGGCTATGCTAAGTTAGTGTTAGCTATAAACAGCTCAAGGTTTTGGTACTCTGAACTCAGAAAATCTCAACTTGCAGTTATCAGTAATCAATATTATGATAATACATACCAACATTCTTTTCTTCGTATTATGCACGGTTAAAACTACGAGTAAACAATCCAAGAATCCCAttcttacacacagacacacacacacaaaaaaattagttCTGTGTCACCAGTACCATCTTTGCAACAGCCCCTTGGTTTTCATTTTTGATCTTTACACCCCTCTTTAATTGATTATTCATAAACTTATGACACCTACAAAATTTAATGAGACAAGGCACAATATTAAATTAAATGCCtccataaataacaatatttcttaaaatacctcaagaagatgagagagagagagactgactcttgTAAATCTTGTGTGTTTGCGACTTTCAAAATTTTAACATATGTTTTTGGTCTATCTTTTTGAAGATATGGACTAATCTGTCCACATAATCCAAACATTTTTGACATACTATATCTTTTTGAAAATTAGACTATGtccatataatacatacatttaagacactatatgtatatgtatatatatatgtgtgtatatatatatatatatatatatatatatatatatatatatatatatatatatatatatatacatatacatataatgtatatattaaatagagTAACATGTCCATATAATTCATCTATTCATGGAACACTAAACTATAATTATCTTTAGATTTCACTTCTATGTAAGAAGTCTATGGTTTATGCAGATGGCGACAAAACTTAAAAAGCATTCCTTCAATTACTGATGGTAAAACCTGAATAAGCAAAGTGGCAAACTTGAATCCTGTGAATCTGGAGTGTCAAATACTTCTTGTCAGATGCAGTGTCCTGTCAGGGAATACCAGGAGCTGACTGTACATTACacagcagaaaatatttcagcataAATACCAATTCTCAACATTACCACATCAGTTGTAGTTTCATGCTCTTGTTGATCtgggtgttgttgttgttgatgttgttgttgctgaaggAGAAGTTGTTGCTGATACACTTGCTGCATGTATTGCTGATAGTGCTGATCTTGTAACTGTCTGATTAACACAGCTTGCTGGatagagaaaaaatatctgaattatatttacagttaattgtttcagttttgtaaCAACAATCAGATGACATGAAAATTTTCCAAATGTTAAAGGTGGAAGTGTCCACTTCGCTTACAGAAACAAATGGTTGAAAAGACACCGTACACACGAACACAAAAGTTTTACCCAAAAAATTTAGATAAGAGTTAGATGTTGAAGACCAAACTAGTAACATTATTCAAAACACTTACTACCTCCCTCATAAAGAAATTTACTGAAACTAGAAGGAATAGCAttgttttaagaaatataaataaagatcaaaCTCTcccattataaaaattataatctacACTCTAAAATTAAATAGATGAGTACCATAGTAAAACTGACCTGCTCTGGATTACCAGGAAATTGCTGTTCGGCATAGTTGCGAAACTGTTCGTACGTCTGTTGATTTAGGGCTTCCTGAATCTGCCTCCTGaaaggaaacatttaaaaaaatataagtattgcAATATTTTCCCGAAACTGGCACTCTACAGAAAAGAAACAGGTGTCAAAAGGCCAATAAAATGCTTAACTACTggatggaaaggaaggaaaaatgtacACAAATTATTTCAACTACCAAAATAATTGCAGTACTATTTCAGTTAACTACTTTAAAATCTTTATACAATAATGCTTCCTGGAAGAGAAATGGTTTAGTTCAACATGAACTTCTTAACTCCCTGACTAACAAACTGATCAACTGTCTTTTGTTAGACCTAAAAGTTTCTAAATGAATTAGGCATAACCAATGTCTTTCATTCAAGTATTGCAATTTAGTCTTTAAAGgcattttctttcttgattttgaGTATAAACTGGAATTAACTCAAATTAAGCAAATAAGACTGTGTAGAAAACATCCATaccacacaaaattttaaatgttgcAAAGAAAGATTCAACTGCGCTTGTCTAGCTAACCATATTGGGTCCATGATGCCACACTTATTCAATCTTTCATGTGCTTCATTACTGACAAGATGTGCTGCCTTTCATCCCATGACCACCACAGATATTCAATTGCTTTTTGTGTTGTGCCTTCCAAGGACTGTCattactaatatattttcatcttgacTCATTTTTGTAACATGATGCCTGGCATTTCCTAAGTTATTTACAATTAGCCAGCCTTTGGCTCCTAAGGTTTTGGAGTTTTTCTCACTTTTACAAAGCAATTTTCAATGAGTTCATTTCAGAACATCACAGATTTTCACTGAATTGAGTTCTGCTAATTTCAGGTTCACATAATTCTAATTTGGAGTTTTTCCTTTGCCAGGAGTAATGATCACGTAACATGGGGTTAAACTTTGCCTCGTCTTATCAGGGTTTGTTTGCTCCGTAATTTTTGGGAAGGGAAGCCCTGTACTACATTTATGCTGTCCTCACATAAGGAACCCCATTACAGCCCCCATAGTGCAAGGTCAGCAGTATTTACCTGAACTAACTTGCAATTTGTCTACAGATTGGCCTCTCATTCAGTGATATAAGTGAGAGGCGGAATGCCTTCAAGCAGCATCCTGCTTCCTCTGGTGGGTCTTAAGGTTCATCTGTTGGGGCACAGTCACAAGTCTCCTCTGAAGAAGCCTCACCTCCTTCACACCTTCTCCCGATGCTGTGAGAGCTGCATATCCAAGAAGCAGGTCTTTTCCAGTCTTGTCATCTGTCTTTTTGCCTGAATTTCTCGCATCCCCGAATGTCTCCCTATTCTGAGGGTTCCTCATCTTCCCTTGGTAGGAGTCTACCTTTTTTGTCTGCTGCACCTGCTACTTCTACT
This window of the Macrobrachium rosenbergii isolate ZJJX-2024 chromosome 47, ASM4041242v1, whole genome shotgun sequence genome carries:
- the LOC136830740 gene encoding Golgi resident protein GCP60; translated protein: MASGADVVPALSEVESGVEALTVSENHENGEQDSMTQEEPTITPVQNGVEVHWGFTQQELYRIALKFYKDKEGKAVNLRYAEKCQLVALTQQVTHGPYDSSSSPPVGVLDVVGKDRRLAWQALGSMSREDAMQQFIDSLSDLVQTFRPYVEALWADKIEKERLAREEEERRKEEEEQRRIEEEERLREEEERRKQEETKRQIQEALNQQTYEQFRNYAEQQFPGNPEQQAVLIRQLQDQHYQQYMQQVYQQQLLLQQQQHQQQQHPDQQEHETTTDVASQESQTEGDESPVPVENGHESDGDAESEDEEGDTSQDVAPASMWTKRDIQEFKESIKREGGDAIIKVGHGETVTVRVPTHEDGTCLFWEFATDSYDIGFGVYFEWTKDTSNVVSVHISESEDEEEEEEIEGEGDDVERLAGRKPESGRPSQSVIIPVYRRDCHEEVYAGSHPYPGTGVYLLKFDNSYSLWRSKTLYYRVYYTR